In one Myripristis murdjan chromosome 5, fMyrMur1.1, whole genome shotgun sequence genomic region, the following are encoded:
- the esyt1b gene encoding extended synaptotagmin-1 isoform X2 has translation MQSDESGPSGPKGTECPSAAPEEKKPPSDGDTEAAKPQGISAVAVLWTFGKCLTALLPVYLAGYYRVSTSLLVFGLMVYTGWKHAREAKETRLRSAMQLLSNEQEYTSMKVSKSKRDLPAWVSFPDVEKVEWLNKVLQQVWPFVGQYLEKLLVETIAPSIRASSSHLQTLSFTKVDMGDKAMKVVGIKAHTENDKGQVLLDLYISYVGNVEINVEVKRYFCKAGVSGIQLHGMMRVILEPLIGDVPIVGAVTMFFIRRPKLDINWTGLTNLLDIPGLNVMSDSMIMDAIASFLVLPNRLTVPLVPNLHVAQLRSPLPRGVVRIHLLEADNLAAKDSYIKGVMAGMSDPYALLRVGPQTFTSQHIDNTLSPKWGEMYEVIVHEVPGQELEVEVYDKDPDQDDFLGRTKLDLGIVKKSIAVDDWFTLKDARSGRVHLRLEWLALLPSTDRLEQILKRNESVTSKTADPPSSAILVVYLDKAEALPMKKGNKEPNPMVQLSVQDITRESRTCYTTINPEWEEAFTFFIQDPHKQDIDIQVKDVDRVQTLGSLTLPLSRLLSSADLSLDQWFQLDKAGPASRISIKAVLRVLWLDEEHISADVSSSLEAGLSKQRPQETSPHPSFATEGLLRIHLLAGQNLVPKDNLMGGIVKGKSDPYVQINIGGETFTSQVIKGNLNPTWNEMYEVVLTQLPGQELHMEVFDKDMDMKDDFMGRLKISLKDIIDSQYTDQWYTLSDVKSGRVHLVLEWVPTASESDRLDQVIQFHSRQSYQNKAVPSTGLLFVYVEQADGLPLKKSGKEPKVGAELSLGQTSHKTTVCDRTTSPQWNEAFHFLVRDPREDILVVKLSHSWTLPIGSLVVPVRDLLSEPQLVLDQWLHLDGASPASQILLRSELKMLIPTKCPGATEKAKPSSASEPSPARQKLETDRVQRSSSVDAPPVETITPVSVCEDVDVQEVSADVIQEEEEESQSPPVVQPPHTSPDPSFATEGLLRIHLLEAQSLIAKDKLMGFKGKSDPYAKINVGEVILKSHVIKENLNPTWNEMYEVVLRPESGVDVQVEVYDKDMDRDDFLGRFSISLEDVIQSQYTDQWYTLNEVKSGQVHLILEWVPTVSETDRLEKVLQLQSAQAYQNKAVPSAALLFVCVERAHSLPLKKSGKEPKAGAELVLGDTTYRTKVCERSRSPQWDEAFYFLIRDPKEEMLILKLSSGWDQPMGSLVLPVRELLSEPELVLDKWLQLDGAGPESEILLRAELKVLNSKMTEAPQGPLTGTKEEEPVITTEQSFTAPSEERLSSELPSDESGAVCSQPKDPDAVERDAAATMEEAAAAEPAAMHADPDAHPVAPLVEEPTDAKEPTPQAVTAAAKGEFQPWQVPTEGTAVDNLAHATVTGLPSEPAELTEELQPGEDLPQHTSPSQDFSSEGVLRIHLLEAQSLVAKDNLMGGMVKGKSDPYVKINIGGVAFKSHVIKENLNPTWNEMYEVVLSGQGDQEIQFEAFDKDLDADDFLGRFSIRLNEVIRSQYTDQWYTLKDIKSGRVHLILEWVPTVSESVRLDQVLQLQSLQSYQNKSVPSAALLFVHLERAHSLPLKKSGKEPRAGAELVLGETTYRTKVCDRGVSPQWSESFYFQVRDPKHQMLIIKLSSAWDQPMGSLVVPVRDLLSEPQLILDQWFQLDGAALESQILLRAELKILASRMVDMISAGTLPCAASGCGSGNGQVKLSLSYASQEERLVVIVHACRGLLSQGKDGVDSYVSLMLLPDKSKATKKKTAVKKRDLNPEYNERFEYDLPVKETRFRRLSVSVKNNSSSFRSRDVLGQVQIELSQIDLDSGVTEWFDLKDEAE, from the exons ATGCAAAGCGACGAGTCGGGGCCGAGCGGACCTAAGGGCACAGAGTGTCCGAGCGCAGCTCCAGAGGAGAAGAAGCCGCCGAGTGACGGGGACACAGAGGCTGCCAAACCACAAGGGATCAGCGCAGTTGCGGTGCTGTGGACATTTGGGAAGTGCCTGACTGCTCTGCTGCCCGTCTACCTGGCCGGATACTACCGGGTCAGCACCAGTTTGTTGGTGTTCGGTTTGATGGTCTACACGGGATGGAAACATGCCCGAGAAGCAAAGGAAACACGCCTGCGGTCTGCCATGCAGCTGCTCAGCAACGAGCAGGAGTACACATCGATGAAAGTGTCCAAAAGCAAGCGAGACCTGCCTGCTTGG GTAAGCTTTCCAGATGTGGAGAAAGTTGAATGGCTGAATAAG GTGTTGCAGCAGGTATGGCCCTTTGTTGGCCAGTACCTTGAGAAACTGCTGGTGGAAACCATCGCTCCGTCTATCCGGGCCTCGAGCAGCCACCTCCAGACTCTGAGCTTCACCAAGGTGGACATGGGAGACAAG GCCATGAAGGTTGTAGGAATCaaggcacacacagaaaatgacaagGGACAAGTGCTTCTAGATCTGTATATCAG CTATGTTGGTAATGTCGAGATCAATGTTGAGGTGAAGAGATATTTCTGCAAAGCAGGAGTCAGTGGAATACAG CTGCATGGGATGATGCGGGTGATTCTGGAGCCTCTGATTGGAGATGTGCCAATAGTGGGTGCGGTCACCATGTTTTTCATCCGGAGGCCG AAACTGGACATCAACTGGACTGGATTGACTAATTTGTTGGATATTCCTGGACTGAA TGTCATGTCTGATAGCATGATCATGGATGCCATTGCCTCCTTCTTGGTGTTGCCCAATCGCCTGACTGTTCCCCTGGTTCCAAATCTGCATGTGGCCCAGCTGCGTTCTCCATTGCCCAGG gGTGTGGTACGTATCCACCTACTGGAAGCAGATAATTTAGCCGCCAAGGACAGCTACATCAAGGGTGTGATGGCTGGCATGTCTGACCCCTACGCCTTGTTGAGAGTCGGCCCTCAGACCTTCACATCCCAACACATAGACAACACACTCTCTCCCAAGTGGGGAGAAATGTATGAG GTTATAGTCCATGAAGTGCCTGGTCAGGAGTTGGAGGTGGAGGTTTATGACAAAGACCCAGACCAGGATGATTTCCTGGGCAG GACCAAGTTGGATTTGGGCATTGTGAAGAAATCCATTGCTGTTGATGAT TGGTTCACTTTGAAAGACGCCCGTTCAGGACGAGTCCATCTCAGACTGGAGTGGCTGGCCTTGCTGCCCAGCACCGATCGACTGGAGCAG ATCCTGAAGAGGAATGAGAGTGTGACGAGCAAGACAGCTGATCCACCGTCTTCAGCCATCTTGGTTGTCTATCTGGACAAGGCTGAGGCACTTCCT atgaAGAAGGGGAATAAGGAGCCCAATCCCATGGTACAGCTGTCTGTGCAGGACATCACTCGAGAGAGCAGG ACTTGTTACACAACCATCAATCCAGAGTGGGAGGAAGCATTTACCTTCTTCATCCAGGATCCACACAAACAGGACATAGACATACAG GTGAAGGATGTGGACCGTGTGCAGACACTGGGTAGTCTGACACTCCCTCTTTCCCGCTTGCTGTCCAGTGCTGATCTTTCATTGGACCAGTGGTTCCAGCTGGACAAAGCTGGACCGGCCAGTCGCATCTCCATCAAGGCAGTGCTCAGG GTCCTGTGGTTGGATGAGGAACATATTTCAGCTGATGTATCATCCAGTCTGGAGGCTGGACTGTCCAAACAGCGGCCCCAGGAGACCTCCCCACATCCCAGCTTTGCCACTGAG ggactACTCAGAATTCACCTCTTGGCTGGCCAGAATCTGGTGCCTAAAGATAACCTGATGGGGGGCATTGTGAAGGGCAAGAGTGACCCCTATGTCCAGATCAACATTGGGGGTGAAACATTCACAAGTCAGGTCATCAAGGGGAATCTCAACCCCACCTGGAATGAGATGTATGAG GTGGTCCTGACCCAGCTGCCTGGTCAGGAGCTGCATATGGAGGTGTTTGATAAAGACATGGACATGAAGGATGATTTCATGGGCAG GCTGAAGATCAGTTTGAAGGACATCATTGATTCTCAGTACACCGATCAG TGGTATACTCTGAGTGATGTAAAGTCTGGTCGGGTTCACCTGGTACTGGAATGGGTTCCCACAGCCTCAGAATCAGACAGACTGGACCAG GTTATTCAGTTCCATTCCAGACAGTCGTACCAGAACAAGGCGGTTCCCTCAACTGGCCTGCTGTTTGTATATGTCGAGCAGGCAGACGGCCTACCT TTGAAGAAGAGCGGCAAAGAGCCGAAAGTGGGAGCTGAGCTTTCTCTTGGACAAACCTCCCACAAAACTACG GTGTGTGATCGCACAACATCGCCTCAGTGGAATGAGGCCTTCCACTTCCTGGTTCGTGACCCCAGAGAGGATATACTTGTAGTTAAG TTGTCCCACAGCTGGACCTTGCCCATTGGCTCCCTGGTGGTTCCTGTCCGAGACCTGCTGTCTGAACCACAGCTGGTCCTGGACCAGTGGCTCCATCTGGATGGAGCTTCACCTGCGAGTCAGATCCTGCTGAGGTCTGAACTCAAG ATGCTGATTCCTACTAAATGCCCCGGTGCCACTGAAAAGGCTAAACCCAGCTCTGCTTCAGAGCCGTCCCCTGCTCGGCAAaaactggagacagacagggtgcAGAG gtcaAGCTCTGTGGACGCTCCTCCTGTGGAAACCATTACtccagtctctgtgtgtgaggatgTTGATGTGCAGGAAGTTTCAGCTGATGTGAttcaagaggaagaggaagaatcCCAAAGTCCTCCTGTAGTACAGCCTCCACATACTTCCCCAGACCCCAGCTTTGCCACTGAG GGGTTGCTGCGGATCCACCTGCTGGAGGCTCAGAGTCTGATTGCCAAAGATAAGCTTATGGGCTTCAAGGGTAAGAGTGACCCTTACGCTAAAATCAATGTCGGGGAGGTCATACTCAAGAGTCACGTGATCAAGGAGAATCTCAATCCAACCTGGAATGAGATGTATGAG GTGGTCCTGAGGCCTGAGTCAGGAGTGGACGTGCAGGTAGAGGTGTATGATAAAGACATGGACAGAGATGACTTTTTGGGCAG ATTCAGCATCAGCTTGGAGGATGTTATCCAGTCCCAGTACACAGATCAG TGGTACACTCTGAATGAGGTGAAGTCGGGTCAGGTCCATCTGATACTGGAGTGGGTTCCAACAGTGTCTGAAACTGACAGACTGGAAAAA GTGCTGCAGCTTCAGTCTGCCCAGGCTTACCAGAACAAGGCCGTTCCCTCTGCTGCTCTACTCTTTGTCTGTGTGGAGAGAGCACACTCACTGCCT TTAAAGAAAAGTGGGAAGGAGCCCAAAGCTGGTGCTGAGCTTGTTCTTGGCGACACAACATACAGAACCAAG GTGTGTGAACGCTCCAGATCACCTCAGTGGGATGAGGCCTTCTACTTCTTGATTCGTGACCCCAAAGAGGAGATGCTCATACTGAAG TTGTCCAGCGGCTGGGATCAGCCAATGGGATCTCTGGTGCTTCCAGTAAGAGAGCTGCTCTCTGAACCAGAGCTGGTCCTGGACAAGTGGCTCCAGCTGGATGGAGCCGGACCTGAGAGTGAGATCTTGCTGAGGGCTGAGCTCAAG GTCCTGAACTCTAAAATGACCGAAGCTCCCCAGGGACCTCTGACAGGTACAAAAGAAGAGGAACCGGTCATCACCACTGAGCAGTCATTCACAGCACCGAGCGAGGAGAGGCTAAGCTCTGAGCTGCCATCtgatga GTCTGGTGCAGTATGCAGCCAGCCTAAAGACCCTGATGCAGTGGAGAGGGACGCTGCAGCCACCATGgaagaggctgctgctgctgagccagCTGCCATGCACGCTGACCCAGATGCCCACCCTGTTGCTCCG CTGGTGGAGGAGCCGACAGACGCAAAAGAGCCGACCCCGCAGgcagtcacagcagcagcaaagggaGAGTTTCAGCCGTGGCAAGTGCCAACAGAGGG GACTGCTGTAGACAACCTCGCCCATGCCACGGTGACTGGTCTTCCCTCTGAGCCAGCAGAGCTCACAGAAGAACTCCAACCTGGTGAAGACCTACCACAACACACCAGCCCTAGCCAGGACTTCAGTAGTGAG GGGGTGCTGAGAATCCACCTGCTGGAGGCCCAGAGTCTGGTCGCCAAGGACAACCTGATGGGGGGCATGGTGAAGGGCAAGAGTGACCCTTATGTCAAGATCAATATTGGTGGGGTCGCATTCAAGAGTCACGTGATCAAGGAGAATCTCAACCCAACCTGGAATGAGATGTATGAG GTGGTTTTGAGCGGGCAAGGTGACCAGGAGATCCAGTTTGAAGCTTTTGATAAAGATTTAGACGCTGATGACTTCCTTGGCAG ATTCAGCATTAGGCTGAATGAGGTTATCAGGTCCCAGTACACAGATCAG TGGTACACTCTGAAGGATATAAAGTCTGGCCGGGTTCACTTGATACTGGAGTGGGTTCCTACAGTCTCAGAGTCAGTCAGACTTGACCAG GTGCTGCAGCTCCAGTCGCTCCAGTCTTACCAGAACAAAAGCGTTCcttctgctgctctgctttttGTCCACTTGGAGAGAGCACATTCACTGCCT CTGAAGAAGAGTGGAAAGGAGCCCAGAGCAGGAGCTGAGCTTGTCCTTGGTGAAACAACGTACCGAACCAAG GTGTGTGATCGCGGTGTCTCTCCTCAGTGGAGTGAGTCCTTTTACTTCCAGGTCCGTGACCCCAAACATCAGATGCTTATCATAAAG TTGTCCAGTGCCTGGGACCAGCCAATGGGATCTCTGGTGGTTCCTGTCAGAGACCTGCTGTCAGAGCCACAGCTGATCCTGGACCAGTGGTTCCAACTGGACGGAGCAGCACTTGAGAGTCAGATCCTGCTGAGGGCTGAACTCAAG ATTCTGGCGTCCAGAATGGTGGACATGATAAGTGCAGGCACTCTGCCCTGTGCAGCCTCTGGCTGTGGATCTGGAAACGGGCAGGTGAAGTTGTCTCTTTCCTACGCCTCACAGGAGGAGAGGCTCGTCGTCATTGTCCATGCCTGCAG AGGTCTGTTGTCTCAAGGTAAGGATGGAGTAGACAGCTATGTCTCCCTCATGCTGCTGCCAGACAAAAGCAAGGCCACCAAGAAGAAGACAGCTGTGAAGAAGAGAGACCTCAACCCTGAATACAATGAGAG GTTCGAGTATGATCTACCTGTGAAAGAGACAAGATTCAGGCGCCTCAGTGTGTCAGTGAAGAACAATTCTTCCTCGTTCAGGAGCCGAGACGTCCTTGGACAG GTGCAGATTGAGCTGTCCCAAATTGACTTGGATTCCGGTGTCACTGAATG GTTTGATCTGAAAGATGAGGCCGAGTAG
- the esyt1b gene encoding extended synaptotagmin-1 isoform X1: MQSDESGPSGPKGTECPSAAPEEKKPPSDGDTEAAKPQGISAVAVLWTFGKCLTALLPVYLAGYYRVSTSLLVFGLMVYTGWKHAREAKETRLRSAMQLLSNEQEYTSMKVSKSKRDLPAWVSFPDVEKVEWLNKVLQQVWPFVGQYLEKLLVETIAPSIRASSSHLQTLSFTKVDMGDKAMKVVGIKAHTENDKGQVLLDLYISYVGNVEINVEVKRYFCKAGVSGIQLHGMMRVILEPLIGDVPIVGAVTMFFIRRPKLDINWTGLTNLLDIPGLNVMSDSMIMDAIASFLVLPNRLTVPLVPNLHVAQLRSPLPRGVVRIHLLEADNLAAKDSYIKGVMAGMSDPYALLRVGPQTFTSQHIDNTLSPKWGEMYEVIVHEVPGQELEVEVYDKDPDQDDFLGRTKLDLGIVKKSIAVDDWFTLKDARSGRVHLRLEWLALLPSTDRLEQILKRNESVTSKTADPPSSAILVVYLDKAEALPMKKGNKEPNPMVQLSVQDITRESRTCYTTINPEWEEAFTFFIQDPHKQDIDIQVKDVDRVQTLGSLTLPLSRLLSSADLSLDQWFQLDKAGPASRISIKAVLRVLWLDEEHISADVSSSLEAGLSKQRPQETSPHPSFATEGLLRIHLLAGQNLVPKDNLMGGIVKGKSDPYVQINIGGETFTSQVIKGNLNPTWNEMYEVVLTQLPGQELHMEVFDKDMDMKDDFMGRLKISLKDIIDSQYTDQWYTLSDVKSGRVHLVLEWVPTASESDRLDQVIQFHSRQSYQNKAVPSTGLLFVYVEQADGLPLKKSGKEPKVGAELSLGQTSHKTTVCDRTTSPQWNEAFHFLVRDPREDILVVKLSHSWTLPIGSLVVPVRDLLSEPQLVLDQWLHLDGASPASQILLRSELKMLIPTKCPGATEKAKPSSASEPSPARQKLETDRVQRSSSVDAPPVETITPVSVCEDVDVQEVSADVIQEEEEESQSPPVVQPPHTSPDPSFATEGLLRIHLLEAQSLIAKDKLMGFKGKSDPYAKINVGEVILKSHVIKENLNPTWNEMYEVVLRPESGVDVQVEVYDKDMDRDDFLGRFSISLEDVIQSQYTDQWYTLNEVKSGQVHLILEWVPTVSETDRLEKVLQLQSAQAYQNKAVPSAALLFVCVERAHSLPLKKSGKEPKAGAELVLGDTTYRTKVCERSRSPQWDEAFYFLIRDPKEEMLILKLSSGWDQPMGSLVLPVRELLSEPELVLDKWLQLDGAGPESEILLRAELKVLNSKMTEAPQGPLTGTKEEEPVITTEQSFTAPSEERLSSELPSDESGAVCSQPKDPDAVERDAAATMEEAAAAEPAAMHADPDAHPVAPLVEEPTDAKEPTPQAVTAAAKGEFQPWQVPTEGRTAVDNLAHATVTGLPSEPAELTEELQPGEDLPQHTSPSQDFSSEGVLRIHLLEAQSLVAKDNLMGGMVKGKSDPYVKINIGGVAFKSHVIKENLNPTWNEMYEVVLSGQGDQEIQFEAFDKDLDADDFLGRFSIRLNEVIRSQYTDQWYTLKDIKSGRVHLILEWVPTVSESVRLDQVLQLQSLQSYQNKSVPSAALLFVHLERAHSLPLKKSGKEPRAGAELVLGETTYRTKVCDRGVSPQWSESFYFQVRDPKHQMLIIKLSSAWDQPMGSLVVPVRDLLSEPQLILDQWFQLDGAALESQILLRAELKILASRMVDMISAGTLPCAASGCGSGNGQVKLSLSYASQEERLVVIVHACRGLLSQGKDGVDSYVSLMLLPDKSKATKKKTAVKKRDLNPEYNERFEYDLPVKETRFRRLSVSVKNNSSSFRSRDVLGQVQIELSQIDLDSGVTEWFDLKDEAE, from the exons ATGCAAAGCGACGAGTCGGGGCCGAGCGGACCTAAGGGCACAGAGTGTCCGAGCGCAGCTCCAGAGGAGAAGAAGCCGCCGAGTGACGGGGACACAGAGGCTGCCAAACCACAAGGGATCAGCGCAGTTGCGGTGCTGTGGACATTTGGGAAGTGCCTGACTGCTCTGCTGCCCGTCTACCTGGCCGGATACTACCGGGTCAGCACCAGTTTGTTGGTGTTCGGTTTGATGGTCTACACGGGATGGAAACATGCCCGAGAAGCAAAGGAAACACGCCTGCGGTCTGCCATGCAGCTGCTCAGCAACGAGCAGGAGTACACATCGATGAAAGTGTCCAAAAGCAAGCGAGACCTGCCTGCTTGG GTAAGCTTTCCAGATGTGGAGAAAGTTGAATGGCTGAATAAG GTGTTGCAGCAGGTATGGCCCTTTGTTGGCCAGTACCTTGAGAAACTGCTGGTGGAAACCATCGCTCCGTCTATCCGGGCCTCGAGCAGCCACCTCCAGACTCTGAGCTTCACCAAGGTGGACATGGGAGACAAG GCCATGAAGGTTGTAGGAATCaaggcacacacagaaaatgacaagGGACAAGTGCTTCTAGATCTGTATATCAG CTATGTTGGTAATGTCGAGATCAATGTTGAGGTGAAGAGATATTTCTGCAAAGCAGGAGTCAGTGGAATACAG CTGCATGGGATGATGCGGGTGATTCTGGAGCCTCTGATTGGAGATGTGCCAATAGTGGGTGCGGTCACCATGTTTTTCATCCGGAGGCCG AAACTGGACATCAACTGGACTGGATTGACTAATTTGTTGGATATTCCTGGACTGAA TGTCATGTCTGATAGCATGATCATGGATGCCATTGCCTCCTTCTTGGTGTTGCCCAATCGCCTGACTGTTCCCCTGGTTCCAAATCTGCATGTGGCCCAGCTGCGTTCTCCATTGCCCAGG gGTGTGGTACGTATCCACCTACTGGAAGCAGATAATTTAGCCGCCAAGGACAGCTACATCAAGGGTGTGATGGCTGGCATGTCTGACCCCTACGCCTTGTTGAGAGTCGGCCCTCAGACCTTCACATCCCAACACATAGACAACACACTCTCTCCCAAGTGGGGAGAAATGTATGAG GTTATAGTCCATGAAGTGCCTGGTCAGGAGTTGGAGGTGGAGGTTTATGACAAAGACCCAGACCAGGATGATTTCCTGGGCAG GACCAAGTTGGATTTGGGCATTGTGAAGAAATCCATTGCTGTTGATGAT TGGTTCACTTTGAAAGACGCCCGTTCAGGACGAGTCCATCTCAGACTGGAGTGGCTGGCCTTGCTGCCCAGCACCGATCGACTGGAGCAG ATCCTGAAGAGGAATGAGAGTGTGACGAGCAAGACAGCTGATCCACCGTCTTCAGCCATCTTGGTTGTCTATCTGGACAAGGCTGAGGCACTTCCT atgaAGAAGGGGAATAAGGAGCCCAATCCCATGGTACAGCTGTCTGTGCAGGACATCACTCGAGAGAGCAGG ACTTGTTACACAACCATCAATCCAGAGTGGGAGGAAGCATTTACCTTCTTCATCCAGGATCCACACAAACAGGACATAGACATACAG GTGAAGGATGTGGACCGTGTGCAGACACTGGGTAGTCTGACACTCCCTCTTTCCCGCTTGCTGTCCAGTGCTGATCTTTCATTGGACCAGTGGTTCCAGCTGGACAAAGCTGGACCGGCCAGTCGCATCTCCATCAAGGCAGTGCTCAGG GTCCTGTGGTTGGATGAGGAACATATTTCAGCTGATGTATCATCCAGTCTGGAGGCTGGACTGTCCAAACAGCGGCCCCAGGAGACCTCCCCACATCCCAGCTTTGCCACTGAG ggactACTCAGAATTCACCTCTTGGCTGGCCAGAATCTGGTGCCTAAAGATAACCTGATGGGGGGCATTGTGAAGGGCAAGAGTGACCCCTATGTCCAGATCAACATTGGGGGTGAAACATTCACAAGTCAGGTCATCAAGGGGAATCTCAACCCCACCTGGAATGAGATGTATGAG GTGGTCCTGACCCAGCTGCCTGGTCAGGAGCTGCATATGGAGGTGTTTGATAAAGACATGGACATGAAGGATGATTTCATGGGCAG GCTGAAGATCAGTTTGAAGGACATCATTGATTCTCAGTACACCGATCAG TGGTATACTCTGAGTGATGTAAAGTCTGGTCGGGTTCACCTGGTACTGGAATGGGTTCCCACAGCCTCAGAATCAGACAGACTGGACCAG GTTATTCAGTTCCATTCCAGACAGTCGTACCAGAACAAGGCGGTTCCCTCAACTGGCCTGCTGTTTGTATATGTCGAGCAGGCAGACGGCCTACCT TTGAAGAAGAGCGGCAAAGAGCCGAAAGTGGGAGCTGAGCTTTCTCTTGGACAAACCTCCCACAAAACTACG GTGTGTGATCGCACAACATCGCCTCAGTGGAATGAGGCCTTCCACTTCCTGGTTCGTGACCCCAGAGAGGATATACTTGTAGTTAAG TTGTCCCACAGCTGGACCTTGCCCATTGGCTCCCTGGTGGTTCCTGTCCGAGACCTGCTGTCTGAACCACAGCTGGTCCTGGACCAGTGGCTCCATCTGGATGGAGCTTCACCTGCGAGTCAGATCCTGCTGAGGTCTGAACTCAAG ATGCTGATTCCTACTAAATGCCCCGGTGCCACTGAAAAGGCTAAACCCAGCTCTGCTTCAGAGCCGTCCCCTGCTCGGCAAaaactggagacagacagggtgcAGAG gtcaAGCTCTGTGGACGCTCCTCCTGTGGAAACCATTACtccagtctctgtgtgtgaggatgTTGATGTGCAGGAAGTTTCAGCTGATGTGAttcaagaggaagaggaagaatcCCAAAGTCCTCCTGTAGTACAGCCTCCACATACTTCCCCAGACCCCAGCTTTGCCACTGAG GGGTTGCTGCGGATCCACCTGCTGGAGGCTCAGAGTCTGATTGCCAAAGATAAGCTTATGGGCTTCAAGGGTAAGAGTGACCCTTACGCTAAAATCAATGTCGGGGAGGTCATACTCAAGAGTCACGTGATCAAGGAGAATCTCAATCCAACCTGGAATGAGATGTATGAG GTGGTCCTGAGGCCTGAGTCAGGAGTGGACGTGCAGGTAGAGGTGTATGATAAAGACATGGACAGAGATGACTTTTTGGGCAG ATTCAGCATCAGCTTGGAGGATGTTATCCAGTCCCAGTACACAGATCAG TGGTACACTCTGAATGAGGTGAAGTCGGGTCAGGTCCATCTGATACTGGAGTGGGTTCCAACAGTGTCTGAAACTGACAGACTGGAAAAA GTGCTGCAGCTTCAGTCTGCCCAGGCTTACCAGAACAAGGCCGTTCCCTCTGCTGCTCTACTCTTTGTCTGTGTGGAGAGAGCACACTCACTGCCT TTAAAGAAAAGTGGGAAGGAGCCCAAAGCTGGTGCTGAGCTTGTTCTTGGCGACACAACATACAGAACCAAG GTGTGTGAACGCTCCAGATCACCTCAGTGGGATGAGGCCTTCTACTTCTTGATTCGTGACCCCAAAGAGGAGATGCTCATACTGAAG TTGTCCAGCGGCTGGGATCAGCCAATGGGATCTCTGGTGCTTCCAGTAAGAGAGCTGCTCTCTGAACCAGAGCTGGTCCTGGACAAGTGGCTCCAGCTGGATGGAGCCGGACCTGAGAGTGAGATCTTGCTGAGGGCTGAGCTCAAG GTCCTGAACTCTAAAATGACCGAAGCTCCCCAGGGACCTCTGACAGGTACAAAAGAAGAGGAACCGGTCATCACCACTGAGCAGTCATTCACAGCACCGAGCGAGGAGAGGCTAAGCTCTGAGCTGCCATCtgatga GTCTGGTGCAGTATGCAGCCAGCCTAAAGACCCTGATGCAGTGGAGAGGGACGCTGCAGCCACCATGgaagaggctgctgctgctgagccagCTGCCATGCACGCTGACCCAGATGCCCACCCTGTTGCTCCG CTGGTGGAGGAGCCGACAGACGCAAAAGAGCCGACCCCGCAGgcagtcacagcagcagcaaagggaGAGTTTCAGCCGTGGCAAGTGCCAACAGAGGG TAGGACTGCTGTAGACAACCTCGCCCATGCCACGGTGACTGGTCTTCCCTCTGAGCCAGCAGAGCTCACAGAAGAACTCCAACCTGGTGAAGACCTACCACAACACACCAGCCCTAGCCAGGACTTCAGTAGTGAG GGGGTGCTGAGAATCCACCTGCTGGAGGCCCAGAGTCTGGTCGCCAAGGACAACCTGATGGGGGGCATGGTGAAGGGCAAGAGTGACCCTTATGTCAAGATCAATATTGGTGGGGTCGCATTCAAGAGTCACGTGATCAAGGAGAATCTCAACCCAACCTGGAATGAGATGTATGAG GTGGTTTTGAGCGGGCAAGGTGACCAGGAGATCCAGTTTGAAGCTTTTGATAAAGATTTAGACGCTGATGACTTCCTTGGCAG ATTCAGCATTAGGCTGAATGAGGTTATCAGGTCCCAGTACACAGATCAG TGGTACACTCTGAAGGATATAAAGTCTGGCCGGGTTCACTTGATACTGGAGTGGGTTCCTACAGTCTCAGAGTCAGTCAGACTTGACCAG GTGCTGCAGCTCCAGTCGCTCCAGTCTTACCAGAACAAAAGCGTTCcttctgctgctctgctttttGTCCACTTGGAGAGAGCACATTCACTGCCT CTGAAGAAGAGTGGAAAGGAGCCCAGAGCAGGAGCTGAGCTTGTCCTTGGTGAAACAACGTACCGAACCAAG GTGTGTGATCGCGGTGTCTCTCCTCAGTGGAGTGAGTCCTTTTACTTCCAGGTCCGTGACCCCAAACATCAGATGCTTATCATAAAG TTGTCCAGTGCCTGGGACCAGCCAATGGGATCTCTGGTGGTTCCTGTCAGAGACCTGCTGTCAGAGCCACAGCTGATCCTGGACCAGTGGTTCCAACTGGACGGAGCAGCACTTGAGAGTCAGATCCTGCTGAGGGCTGAACTCAAG ATTCTGGCGTCCAGAATGGTGGACATGATAAGTGCAGGCACTCTGCCCTGTGCAGCCTCTGGCTGTGGATCTGGAAACGGGCAGGTGAAGTTGTCTCTTTCCTACGCCTCACAGGAGGAGAGGCTCGTCGTCATTGTCCATGCCTGCAG AGGTCTGTTGTCTCAAGGTAAGGATGGAGTAGACAGCTATGTCTCCCTCATGCTGCTGCCAGACAAAAGCAAGGCCACCAAGAAGAAGACAGCTGTGAAGAAGAGAGACCTCAACCCTGAATACAATGAGAG GTTCGAGTATGATCTACCTGTGAAAGAGACAAGATTCAGGCGCCTCAGTGTGTCAGTGAAGAACAATTCTTCCTCGTTCAGGAGCCGAGACGTCCTTGGACAG GTGCAGATTGAGCTGTCCCAAATTGACTTGGATTCCGGTGTCACTGAATG GTTTGATCTGAAAGATGAGGCCGAGTAG